The window ATTGTAACTTTAGTGcaacattcatttgaaaacGTTCATTTTTAGTGCAGTATACATTGAACACACTGAACATGAAGGTAAACATGTAGGCTGAGGCCCTTGGGTCTTCTAGCTGGCCTTCATTGTTAtggcaggaggtgggggagctgAACAGGGCAAGGAGGTTGGGCAGGGGAAGGGGGTGTGGTGAAGGGGAGGCCATCATTCCAATCATGTTCTGTTTGCATAACTTTGCATATGCATTCAACAGCCTTGCTGGCAAATGACCCGTTTCCCCCTCATAGTCCATGTCAGACCATCACTGAGTACAGCATCTTTCATTTTGAGGGATGATTGCAATGCTGCATGCTTTGTCTGGGAACTCATCTTGATCCAACAAATCAAGAACTTGACTCAAAGTAAATCTTAAAGAAAACACCACAGAAAGTTTGGTAGCTAGCTAGTCTTCCTGGGGTGTCTCTGTCTGTAGGTACAAAGTTAGGTAGCAGCAGAAAGCAAGGTAGAACAGTTAGCTTATgtgcattagcatgcagataCAATGGGTTATCCCACCGGTCACCATTGTTGCCAGTGACATGTTTGTGAGTTCTATGACCACATTAAACAAAGTCGAGTAATTGCAAATGCATATATCACTAGACAACTTAAACATGATGTGTACCAAAAATCTATGTCCTATCTTTGTGTTAACATTTTACTAACCTTTTATTTGGGAGCTTTCTTGCCACCATCCTCTTCTCTTGgcgcaaacaggaagtaaacagctctggtcatgtgacaatgTACAGTAAACGTGCGACACGGCACATATTTCATTGAGACCCTTTATTATTTCAATAAATGCATCGATAGTTCAGTAACATTTTATAGCCttagaaatgtctttttttttttaaagtcactaTCGTGACCAGTGGGATTCAACAATTTTGTTGTTGCGCCAACATGTAGCTCTTCCAAGCTCATTagcataaatattaacattCAGAGCGAGTTCACGTTATTCCCGCTTGACGAGTCGCTGCCTCTGAAGCAGGAACTGAGCTCTTTGCAGACGGTGATGGGCTCTTAAAAGAGCCTTTGGGTTGTTGCTATAGCAGCCATTTTAACCGCCGAAGCCGTACAGAGTGCGTCCCTGCCTCTTCAGAGCATAGACCACGTCCATGGCGGTGACGGTCTTCCTCTTGGCGTGCTCGGTGTAGGTGACGGCGTCACGGATCACGTTCTCCAGGAACACCTTCAGCACACCGCGGGTCTCCTCGTAGATCAGCCCAGAGATTCGCTTCACCCCCCCGCGGCGAGCCAGACGGCGGATGGCTGGTTTGGTGATGCCCTGGATGTTATCACGGAGAACCTTCCGGTGCCGCTTGGCGCCTCCTTTACCGAgaccttttcctccctttcctcttcCAGACATTCTTGCTGTTGGACTACAGACAGACTGGCTCCAGCGCTGCGCTCGCCTCTTATTTAACACAATTCTGAGGACGTGATTGAAAGCACCCAAGGAGACCGCTTTGGTTCTTTTtgtgcgccccctgctggctgaaaCGGGAACTACACGTTTCCTGGAACATTGCTcgttaatctttatttaaaatgttcagCTCTTCAGTGTCTGACAATGTTCAGTGTCTGAAtgcttagtgagcatcgctgtaccctatgtagtgcactcagtATATCCCACAGTGCACGGTGAAAAGTAGTGTACCACTGAAGCGCCCTAACTtggtaatatatcccatcagcctttgcaGTATCACGTGACAATCTGTCAGTGGTGGGTAAACGAGGCTAGATGGcatataaatgtttttattgtccactatttgtttcacatatcttactaaAGTGTAAAATTATTTCACTTTAGaggaacattgctgcctccagtttgatatgtttttgtctttatttggtTTTGTGCGATTATAAGCATCGTATTAGACTATGTACCGCTGTATTTGTACTCTGCTATAGTTGGTGCATTTTAAATGGAGATTTAAATTACTGTGGGAGTGACAGAAACATAACGCAGACTGATGGATTGAATTGACTTCTTAAGGGAGTGACGATGATATAAATAAGATGATCCAATGCTGAACGGAAAAGGACCACCTCTGCTCTGGGAagaggttttctgctgcagcaggatgggagTGGGTGGTGGCCAAATGTTATTAAGGACTGTATTTTATTGCTGTACCTTATAATCTGGTGTGATCACAATCATTAATTACAATATAATCAGAAACTACACTGATGGATTTCTGcaatttgtttatgtccttCTGAGTTCTGTTGAAGGAAATTGGCCTGACTGGAATGCTGACTCCAGCACGAGCAGCAAAAAAGTGGGAGaacctcaaaaaaaaaaccctccaagatctgtaataattgttttaaatttagTCTAAATGTGACAGACTAATAATTATAGCAAATGTAgcattactgtttgaattattAGCATATTCCATATATGTAGGAGCTTCAGAGACCACCAACAGGATCTGGAACTGAATTTGTGGAGGTCACTGCTGACAAGTAGAAATAGTTCCCTCTCATGGATGaggcaataggtggcaggcccTCGATTCAGCCCCCATGCCTCATTGCCTCATCCTGGACAGGACATTAATGAGAAACCAACATTCACTTCAgtgtatctttatttatatagcatcatTTAATATCAAAATTGTCTGTAGGCACTCTACAGAACCCCTGGGCctggacccccaacaagcaccaATGACAAGGTAAAACTCCCTTTttgacaggaggaaaccttgagcaggctcATGTAAgggaccatcctgctgatgaGCGCAGCAGAACAGGAGGATTTACTTTCTCTTCTTTACTTTGCCCTTCTTCTTCGACGCCTGGCAGCTTTCTTGGCTGAAGCCCTCTTCGTTCCAGAAGCCTTCCTCCCTACTCTCCTTCGCCTTTTTGGGGCCTTCCTTCGGcgttttgatgttttcttggCTTTACGGCCTTTAGCCTTCTTGGGCCTGCGGCGTGGCTTCTTTCCGGCACGTCGCTTGGCTTTACGACCTTTAGCCTTCTTGGGCCTGCGGCGTGACTTCTTTCCGGCACGTCTCTTGGCTGCCGGCCTCTTTCTTTGGGCTACCATTGGTTTGCTGGTCATCCTGAAACACGCAGAAGCTCCGCCGCCCGTGGTCCGGATCAAAGCTCCCTTTTTTACCAAAGAGGTAATGGCAGTCTTGACCCGGGCCTTGTTCCTATCCACATCATATCCCTGAGCTGCCAGGATCCTCATGAGGGCAGCCGAAGACAGGCCTTTGCGCTCCATGGATGAGGCCACAGCTTGAAGGACAAGGTCCCTGGCGGTGGGCCCTGATTTCCTCGCTCTGCTAACCTTTTTTGCACTCATCGTTGCTGATTGTTTTCTGTGTACAAAAAGTTGCTGGAATTCAGTAATTGTGAGAGACAAATAGAGAGAAAAGCACCTTAAGttttctgttgattttttttgtgtgtttttactacttttttttaaactgttgcCATTGACAAAGGTCAGTTTACTAACTTAAATGCATTCTAGTCACTTTTGTCTTGTTCAGTCAGAAAGGGAGGACGGGACAAACTGTTACCTATGTAAGTTTGTCCCGTCCTCCCCCACAGTTTAGCAGAGGATGGAACACTATTTTGTTATCACCATTTTGTTTCCAATTACTCACCTTGTAGGTTGTATTTATGAATTTGCTGAATGGTTGTTTATTAGCTATTAGTAgtctagtagtagtagtatagttGTAATACTATTTAAGTTATGTTTTAGCAGCATAATGTAACATTTAGTGCTTTGTATCAAAGCACTAAATGTGAGCAACATTTGATCACTGAAACCTAGCATTGTAAACTTCTCACTGCTGTTTTTTGGCTAAATTGTGCCATAGTATTTGCTAATCCTATGTAGTTTGAGTTGCTTTGATCAGGTCTGCTTTGGTTGTGGCCGTGCTTTATTTGCATTTGCTGgggtttgctttgttttgactTTCTATATGCTGATTTGTTGAGTGTAATTTAATTTGAATTGTTGGCTGTTGGCTTTGAAGCTTGGATCTATAGGGTTTCTGCCCGAACCTTAAATTTGGCGACGAAGCTTTGTCCGGCTGGTGAACTGAGCCACaaagctgtttttccttttagaGCTATGACATGGCATGTGTTAATTTTGGAATTAACTTATTTCAGTGATTTATTCTCTTGAAATGGTACAGGACATGATCAGGACTGTGTTGTGGTTTCTGTAGGAATATTGGTAGGAACCAATAAGGGGAACCAATGTGCCGATGTTTTACGTGCTTGGGAAGTACTTGCGTGTGTGGATTAAATCAATATAAAGGATACACTCGTCTCGTCTCTCTTagagatatactgtatataaggcATAGAGAATTGCTACATGGTGTCAGAAGCATCGAGTCCAGTCACCGTAATTTTCGGAAGCAGATGAGAAGACGTTTGTTCGGAGCAGAAACGGACgttttgatgagtgagggcTGGTCGGCGTTTCGGAGCTAATAAGCGAACTAGCTAGCAGTTAGATACTGTAGTAGTAGCTTTCTGAAAACGGCCGAATCAAGCTGAAATTGACGGTGCTATTAAAGACTGCATCGAGAGTGATCCTGCATATTTTGTTGACttgaaaagaagattttttttttggaaaaaagaaaacgacacacaaagaagaggatGGATTCCCAGTTCTCCATAAGCCCACCAGAGAACTTTGACTTCTCAGACTTTCCAAGCTGGCCAAACTGGATCCGCAGATTTGAGAGGTTTAGAGTtgctgctggactggaccaAAAAGGTGAAGCCTATCAAGTCAATTCATTAGTTTATGCCATGGGTGATAAAGCTGATGATATTCTGTGTACACTGGGCTTAAGTgaagaagacaagaagaaaTACAAGCCAGTAAAAGAGGCTTTTGATAAATACTTCATTTGCAAGCACAATGTGATTTATGAACGGTGCAGATTTAACAAAAGGAGCCAAGAGCCAGGTGAATCGGCCGAATCGTTCATTTCTGCAGTTTACAAACTGGCAGAACACTGCAATTATGGTGCAATGCAGGAAGAAATGATCAGAGACAGGTTGGTGGTAGGCATAAGATACCAGGGCCTGTCAGAGAGCCTGCAGATGGACAGTGAATTAACGCTGGCCAAAGCTGTCCTGAAAATAAGACAGCATGAGGAGataaagaaacaacagcccaCTGTGCGTGACACAGGTGGTCCAGACCACTATGAAGCTAATGTGGACATGatgaaatacaagaaaaagtttCAAAAGCACACGAAAGGTGCCCAAGGCAAGGGTTCAAGGAACcatgaaaaagagcaaagagccTGTGGACGTTGTGGCAAAACACCGTCACATTCCCTGACCAATTGTGCTGCAAGGGATGCAGAATGCCGTAAATGCCACAAGAAAGGCCACTATGCAGCCCTCTGCAAAACAAAGCCAAGCAGTGTGCATGAAATCCAGGAAGAGGAGGTAGAGACTGTTTTCTTGGGAAGT is drawn from Takifugu flavidus isolate HTHZ2018 chromosome 17, ASM371156v2, whole genome shotgun sequence and contains these coding sequences:
- the LOC130513533 gene encoding histone H4: MSGRGKGGKGLGKGGAKRHRKVLRDNIQGITKPAIRRLARRGGVKRISGLIYEETRGVLKVFLENVIRDAVTYTEHAKRKTVTAMDVVYALKRQGRTLYGFGG